One window from the genome of Octopus sinensis unplaced genomic scaffold, ASM634580v1 Contig18749, whole genome shotgun sequence encodes:
- the LOC115231666 gene encoding 39S ribosomal protein L19, mitochondrial-like: MSLKNIITKNCYKSVKNCKNCKKTKSDGYVEFLPTQNKIHRDSLCEKIERRDMIMRRSVIKVPTFYVGVEIMYDMYNPCIQQIDVIKLEKRLDGHLLYLRDADLSYSYFPEDMKPVFLSPDAPVPVNPLKVTLKSTPWTSYWEIYGLKGITPLTMTPRMDKRVKKNRNVWSEFDLMDKYRESIPLDEQIEIYQDILRLEADYPPKGVVLDLKDVRKYSKWE, from the exons ATGTCactaaaaaatataataacgaaGAACTGCTACAAATCAGTCAAAAactgtaaaaattgtaaaaaaactaAAAGTGATGGTTATGTCGAGTTCTTGCCTACTCAGAACAAGATTCATCGGGATTCCCTTTGCGAGAAAATTGAACGTCGTGACATGATAATGCGACGTTCTGTCATAAAAGTGCCAACTTTCTACGTAG GAGTTGAaattatgtatgatatgtataatcCATGCATCCAACAGATCGATGTGATAAAACTTGAAAAAAGACTTGATGGCCATCTTTTATATCTTCGGGATGCTGATTTGTCTTATAGCTACTTTCCAGAAGATATGAAACCAGTTTTTTTATCACCAGATGCTCCTGTTCCAGTGAATCCGTTAAAAGTTACTTTAAAATCGACTCCCTGGACAAGTTATTGGGAAATATACGGACTCAAAGGAATAACTCCATTAACTATGACTCCCAGAATGGATAAACGAGTAAAGAAAAATCGAAATGTTTGGTCGGAGTTCGATCTTATGGATAAATATCGAGAAAGCATTCCCTTGGATGAGCAAATTGAGATATACCAGGATATTTTGCGTTTGGAGGCGGATTATCCTCCCAAGGGAGTCGTCTTGGATTTGAAAGATGTCCGGAAGTATTCTAAATGGGaatga